One window of Leucobacter komagatae genomic DNA carries:
- a CDS encoding DUF3817 domain-containing protein, giving the protein MQLQPKPEDYPRIRRSLRVYKVTSVITGIMLLLLCAVMVMKYAFKVELFLFTPNGFAEFLPTIPKGQEAEFVREGFDLFKAILIAHGWFYVVYLIANFMLWSPMRWNFGKFLLLALGGVIPFLSFILEGRIAREVTQFLDAKEAALADSAAPADPDRQEGKA; this is encoded by the coding sequence ATGCAACTCCAGCCCAAGCCCGAGGACTACCCCCGCATTCGCCGTTCGCTGCGCGTGTACAAGGTCACCTCGGTCATCACCGGGATCATGCTCCTGCTGCTCTGCGCGGTGATGGTCATGAAGTACGCCTTCAAGGTCGAGTTGTTCCTGTTCACTCCGAACGGCTTCGCCGAGTTCCTCCCGACGATCCCGAAGGGCCAGGAAGCTGAGTTTGTGCGCGAGGGCTTCGACCTCTTCAAAGCGATCCTGATCGCGCACGGCTGGTTCTACGTCGTGTACCTCATTGCGAACTTCATGCTCTGGAGCCCGATGCGGTGGAACTTCGGCAAGTTCCTGCTGCTCGCGCTCGGCGGCGTGATCCCGTTCCTCTCATTCATCCTCGAAGGGCGCATCGCCCGCGAGGTTACGCAGTTTTTGGATGCGAAGGAGGCGGCTCTCGCCGACTCCGCCGCACCCGCTGACCCAGATCGCCAGGAAGGCAAAGCATGA
- the guaB gene encoding IMP dehydrogenase — MEQRDPFAFTGLTYDDVLLLPAHTDVIPSEADTSTQLTRRVRLAMPLISAAMDTVTETRMAVAMARNGGLGILHRNLSIQDQAEMVDRVKRSEAGMITNPLTTTVDATVAEVDAICGEYRVSGLPVVDSAGILLGIITNRDMRFIDPKDRANVRVSEAMTRMPLITAPAGISKDEAAELFKQHKIEKLPLVDGEGRLTGLITVKDFDKEEQYPLATKDDAGRLRVGAAVGFFGDAWKRAGSLLEAGVDVLVVDTANGDSKGVLDIIAKIKGDPAFAGVDVIGGNVATYNGAKAIVDAGADAVKVGVGPGSICTTRVIAGVGVPQVTAVYEAAKAATPAGVPVIADGGLQYSGDIAKALVAGASSVMMGSLLAGTDESPGDLVFVGGKQYKTYRGMGSLGALQTRGERTSYSKDRYFQADVPSDEKLIPEGIEGQVPYRGPVGAVAHQMVGGLRQSMFYVGARSVTELKERGQFVRITSAGLKESHPHDIQMVVEAPNYRK; from the coding sequence ATGGAACAGCGTGACCCCTTCGCGTTCACAGGACTCACCTACGACGACGTGCTGCTGCTGCCCGCGCACACGGATGTCATCCCGAGCGAGGCGGATACCTCGACGCAGCTCACGAGGCGCGTGCGACTTGCGATGCCGCTCATTTCGGCCGCAATGGACACCGTGACTGAGACGCGCATGGCGGTTGCCATGGCCCGCAACGGCGGCCTCGGCATCCTGCACCGAAACCTGTCAATTCAGGATCAGGCGGAGATGGTCGACCGCGTGAAGCGGTCGGAAGCCGGCATGATCACGAACCCGCTGACGACGACTGTCGATGCGACGGTCGCTGAGGTCGACGCGATCTGCGGCGAGTACCGGGTGTCGGGCCTGCCCGTCGTCGACTCCGCCGGGATCCTGCTCGGAATTATCACGAACCGCGACATGCGCTTCATCGATCCCAAGGACCGCGCGAACGTTCGCGTGTCTGAGGCGATGACCCGCATGCCGCTCATCACGGCTCCCGCCGGGATCTCCAAGGACGAGGCTGCCGAGCTGTTCAAGCAGCACAAGATCGAGAAGCTGCCGCTCGTCGACGGTGAGGGACGCCTCACCGGGCTCATCACCGTGAAGGACTTCGACAAGGAAGAGCAGTACCCGCTCGCGACGAAAGATGACGCCGGTCGGCTGCGCGTCGGTGCCGCTGTCGGGTTCTTCGGTGACGCGTGGAAGCGCGCTGGCTCGCTCCTCGAGGCAGGCGTCGACGTGCTCGTTGTTGACACCGCCAACGGCGATTCGAAGGGCGTGCTCGACATCATCGCGAAGATCAAGGGCGACCCGGCGTTCGCTGGCGTCGACGTGATCGGCGGCAACGTGGCGACCTACAACGGCGCGAAGGCGATCGTTGACGCTGGCGCTGACGCTGTGAAGGTCGGCGTTGGGCCGGGCTCGATCTGCACGACCCGCGTGATCGCAGGCGTCGGTGTGCCCCAGGTGACCGCGGTCTACGAGGCGGCGAAGGCGGCGACGCCCGCAGGGGTGCCCGTGATCGCTGACGGTGGCCTGCAGTACTCGGGCGACATCGCAAAGGCACTCGTTGCTGGCGCGTCGTCGGTCATGATGGGTTCGCTGCTCGCGGGCACCGATGAGAGCCCGGGCGACCTCGTCTTCGTCGGCGGCAAGCAGTACAAGACCTACCGCGGCATGGGCTCGCTCGGCGCGCTCCAGACCCGTGGAGAGCGCACCTCGTACTCGAAGGACCGCTACTTCCAGGCAGACGTCCCGAGCGACGAGAAGCTCATCCCCGAGGGCATCGAGGGCCAGGTGCCGTACCGCGGCCCCGTCGGCGCCGTCGCGCACCAGATGGTCGGCGGCCTGCGCCAGTCGATGTTCTACGTTGGCGCGCGCTCCGTGACCGAGCTGAAGGAGCGCGGCCAGTTCGTGCGCATCACCTCGGCCGGGCTCAAGGAGAGCCACCCGCACGACATCCAGATGGTCGTCGAGGCACCGAACTACCGCAAGTAG
- a CDS encoding ArsR/SmtB family transcription factor codes for MTNEAGTADGDRASELEALAPATCLFHSFSDPSRLVILQHLQLGEHRVVDLTEHLGLSQSTVSKHLAKLKDAGLVTSRPQGRASVYSLLHGEAVTQLFAAAEQLLALTGDHVALCPVHGKGAAAESN; via the coding sequence ATGACGAACGAAGCGGGAACGGCTGACGGGGATCGAGCGAGCGAGCTCGAGGCGCTCGCACCAGCGACCTGCCTCTTCCACAGCTTCAGCGACCCGTCGCGACTCGTCATTCTCCAGCACCTGCAGCTCGGCGAGCACCGTGTCGTCGACCTCACAGAGCACCTCGGGCTCTCCCAGAGCACCGTCTCGAAGCACCTCGCGAAGCTCAAGGACGCCGGGCTCGTTACCTCGCGCCCCCAGGGCAGGGCCTCGGTGTACTCGCTACTGCATGGCGAGGCCGTCACGCAGCTGTTTGCCGCGGCCGAGCAACTGCTCGCGCTCACGGGCGACCACGTCGCGCTCTGCCCCGTGCACGGCAAAGGGGCCGCGGCAGAATCGAACTGA
- a CDS encoding SURF1 family cytochrome oxidase biogenesis protein: MASRTPEYLGEPTLGQVMRRPQWIAALVLAMVVAAVFAWLGQWQMGNAIRDNVDDLTATETVRPIDDLTEPMAGIPEIAAGAVVSVEGAFAPGDFAVVSDRMNRGPDESAARTQGAWVVGHLVRSEQDNASLAVAVGWAPSDAEARAAADRLNGLPADTVRALEGRYLPAEAPEMPRPDVDPHSMRTMVPAFLVNEWATTPAGPIYGGYLVLHDAGDAPDLAGVGLTPIDSVAPSAPEKVSWLNVFYAIEWVVFAGVALFLWYRLARDAWEKEHEILLLTAAAQAEEVAAAGETGTTPKP, encoded by the coding sequence ATGGCATCGCGGACGCCCGAGTATCTCGGGGAGCCGACACTCGGGCAGGTCATGCGGCGGCCCCAGTGGATCGCGGCGCTCGTGCTTGCAATGGTCGTCGCTGCCGTGTTCGCGTGGCTCGGCCAGTGGCAGATGGGTAATGCGATCCGCGACAACGTCGACGACCTCACGGCCACGGAGACCGTGCGCCCGATTGACGACCTCACGGAGCCGATGGCAGGCATCCCCGAGATCGCGGCCGGCGCTGTGGTGTCAGTTGAGGGTGCGTTCGCGCCGGGCGACTTCGCCGTCGTGAGCGACCGCATGAACCGGGGCCCCGATGAGTCGGCCGCGCGCACTCAGGGCGCCTGGGTCGTCGGTCACCTCGTGCGTAGCGAGCAAGACAATGCGAGCCTCGCGGTAGCTGTCGGCTGGGCCCCGAGCGACGCCGAGGCGCGGGCTGCGGCTGATCGGCTCAACGGCCTTCCCGCCGACACCGTGCGCGCGCTCGAGGGGCGCTACCTGCCGGCCGAGGCTCCGGAGATGCCAAGGCCCGACGTCGACCCGCACTCGATGCGCACGATGGTGCCTGCGTTCCTTGTGAACGAGTGGGCCACCACGCCGGCTGGCCCGATCTACGGCGGCTACCTCGTGCTGCACGACGCGGGCGACGCCCCCGACCTCGCGGGCGTCGGCCTGACCCCGATCGACTCCGTCGCGCCGAGCGCTCCCGAGAAGGTGAGCTGGCTCAACGTGTTCTACGCGATCGAGTGGGTCGTGTTCGCCGGTGTCGCGCTGTTCCTCTGGTACCGGCTCGCGCGCGACGCCTGGGAGAAGGAACACGAAATTCTCCTGCTGACCGCTGCGGCTCAGGCCGAGGAAGTCGCCGCCGCCGGTGAAACCGGCACCACACCTAAACCATAG
- a CDS encoding NYN domain-containing protein, translated as MQNGRVAVYLDFDNIVLSWYDRVHGRNSFSRDRQRIAEGDRDPEITARLEAAVVDVGAIIDYASSFGTLVLTRAYADWSAPMNAEYRSQLVARAVDLVQLFPAAAYAKNGADIRLAVDAVEDMFRLEDLTHVIIVAGDSDYVPLAQRCKRLGRYVVGVGVAGSTAKSLAAACDEFTSYDSLPGVQPPRQRGEDDKPKRGRGGSKRGGSGRSEDQAADEPVRAEAETEAGTSGAASGEGADAKSPEPGRSGSRRAQSNKQDQQGQQTQQTEQTQPDSKAASGAHTSFAEDHDDDALDSEFESEEERDIAVTGLLIRALWLSQDTDDSGWLYSSAVKQQMRRMDPSFNEKALGFRSFSDFLRSRSDVVELEESGHERLVRLADQSS; from the coding sequence ATGCAGAACGGTCGCGTAGCGGTCTACCTCGACTTCGATAACATCGTGCTCTCGTGGTACGACCGCGTGCACGGGAGAAACTCGTTCTCGCGCGACAGGCAGCGGATCGCCGAGGGTGACCGCGATCCCGAGATCACTGCGCGGCTCGAAGCCGCCGTCGTCGACGTCGGCGCGATCATCGACTATGCGTCATCGTTCGGCACGCTGGTGCTGACGCGCGCGTACGCCGATTGGTCGGCGCCGATGAACGCGGAGTACCGTTCGCAGCTCGTCGCGCGTGCTGTGGACCTCGTGCAGCTTTTCCCCGCGGCGGCCTACGCGAAGAACGGCGCTGACATCCGTCTCGCCGTCGATGCCGTCGAAGACATGTTCAGGCTCGAAGACCTCACCCACGTGATCATCGTCGCTGGCGACTCCGACTACGTGCCGCTCGCGCAACGCTGCAAGCGACTCGGCCGGTACGTTGTTGGTGTGGGCGTCGCGGGCTCGACCGCGAAGTCTCTTGCCGCTGCGTGCGACGAGTTCACGAGCTACGACTCACTCCCCGGCGTGCAGCCTCCCCGTCAGCGAGGCGAAGACGACAAACCGAAACGCGGCCGCGGCGGTTCGAAGCGCGGGGGATCAGGGCGCTCCGAGGACCAGGCCGCCGATGAGCCCGTTCGGGCTGAGGCTGAAACCGAGGCCGGAACCTCGGGCGCGGCTTCTGGAGAGGGCGCCGACGCGAAGTCCCCCGAACCGGGGCGCTCGGGAAGCCGCCGTGCCCAGTCGAACAAACAAGACCAGCAGGGCCAACAAACGCAGCAGACTGAGCAGACGCAGCCGGATAGCAAGGCCGCCTCTGGCGCTCACACGTCGTTTGCCGAAGACCACGACGATGACGCGCTCGATTCAGAGTTTGAGAGTGAGGAGGAGCGCGACATCGCCGTCACTGGCCTGCTCATCCGCGCGCTCTGGCTGAGCCAGGACACTGACGACTCGGGCTGGCTCTACAGCTCGGCGGTGAAGCAGCAGATGCGCCGGATGGACCCGTCGTTCAACGAGAAGGCGCTCGGGTTCCGCTCGTTCTCCGACTTCCTCCGCTCGCGCTCCGACGTTGTGGAGCTCGAAGAGAGTGGTCACGAACGCCTCGTGCGGCTCGCGGACCAGTCGAGCTAG
- the guaA gene encoding glutamine-hydrolyzing GMP synthase, whose protein sequence is MTEVAHDGHRPVLVVDFGAQYAQLIARRVREAGVYSELVPHTISADEVRAKNPAGIVLSGGPSSVYEEGAPAFDDAIFDLGIPALGICYGFQVMARALGGTVGNTGDREYGATEAQVLGGGGAILAGQPENQNVWMSHGDAVQQAPEGFDVLASTSVTPVAAFGSPERKMYGVQWHPEVKHSEHGQRILENFLHTVAGIPADWNAGNVIAEQIEAIRAQVGNARVISALSGGVDSAVSTALVHEAIGDQLTAVFVDHGLLRKGEREQVERDYVASTGVRLITVDAADIFLGHLAGVTDPEEKRKIIGREFIRAFEKVQLDLVAEAKAEGEPIKFLVQGTLYPDVVESGGGAGTANIKSHHNVGGLPEDLDFELIEPLRALFKDEVRAIGRELGLPEAIVGRQPFPGPGLGIRIVGEVTRERLDILREADAIARAELTAAGLDDSIWQCPVVLLADVRSVGVQGDGRTYGHPIVLRPVSSEDAMTADWTRVPYDVLARISNKITNQVPDVNRVVLDVTSKPPGTIEWE, encoded by the coding sequence ATGACAGAAGTAGCGCACGACGGGCACCGGCCCGTTCTCGTCGTCGATTTCGGTGCGCAGTACGCGCAGCTGATCGCCAGGCGTGTACGCGAGGCCGGGGTGTACTCCGAGCTCGTTCCGCACACCATCAGCGCAGACGAGGTCCGCGCGAAGAACCCCGCAGGCATTGTGCTCTCGGGCGGCCCATCGTCGGTGTACGAGGAGGGGGCGCCGGCATTTGACGACGCGATCTTTGACCTCGGCATCCCGGCGCTCGGCATCTGCTACGGCTTCCAGGTCATGGCGCGCGCTCTTGGCGGCACCGTTGGCAACACGGGGGACCGCGAGTACGGCGCAACCGAGGCCCAGGTGCTTGGTGGCGGCGGCGCGATCCTCGCGGGCCAGCCTGAGAACCAGAACGTCTGGATGAGCCACGGCGATGCCGTGCAGCAGGCGCCCGAGGGGTTCGACGTGCTCGCAAGCACCTCGGTTACCCCGGTCGCGGCCTTCGGCTCGCCCGAGCGCAAGATGTACGGCGTGCAGTGGCACCCCGAGGTGAAGCACTCCGAGCATGGCCAGCGCATTCTCGAGAACTTCCTGCACACCGTCGCCGGTATCCCGGCCGACTGGAACGCAGGCAATGTGATCGCTGAGCAGATTGAGGCGATTCGCGCGCAGGTCGGCAACGCTCGGGTGATCTCGGCGCTCTCGGGCGGCGTGGACTCGGCGGTTTCGACGGCGCTTGTGCACGAGGCGATCGGCGACCAGCTCACCGCGGTCTTCGTTGATCATGGGCTGCTGCGCAAGGGTGAGCGCGAGCAGGTCGAGCGCGACTACGTGGCGTCGACCGGCGTGCGGCTCATCACCGTCGACGCGGCCGACATCTTCCTTGGGCACCTCGCGGGGGTCACCGACCCCGAGGAGAAGCGCAAGATCATCGGCCGCGAGTTCATTCGCGCGTTCGAGAAGGTGCAGCTTGACCTCGTGGCCGAGGCGAAGGCCGAGGGCGAGCCCATCAAGTTCCTCGTGCAGGGCACGCTCTACCCCGACGTGGTTGAGTCGGGCGGCGGCGCAGGCACCGCAAACATCAAGAGCCACCACAACGTTGGCGGGCTGCCCGAGGACCTCGACTTCGAGCTCATCGAGCCGCTGCGTGCGCTCTTCAAGGATGAGGTTCGGGCGATCGGGCGCGAGCTCGGCCTGCCTGAGGCGATCGTTGGCCGACAGCCGTTCCCCGGCCCCGGCCTCGGCATCCGTATCGTTGGCGAGGTGACTCGCGAGCGTCTCGATATCCTCCGCGAAGCAGACGCGATTGCGCGCGCTGAGCTCACCGCCGCCGGCCTCGACGATTCGATCTGGCAGTGCCCCGTCGTGCTGCTCGCCGACGTCCGCTCGGTCGGCGTCCAGGGCGATGGCCGCACCTACGGCCACCCGATCGTGCTGCGCCCCGTGTCGAGCGAAGACGCGATGACCGCCGACTGGACTCGCGTCCCGTACGACGTGCTCGCGCGCATCTCGAACAAGATCACGAACCAGGTGCCCGACGTGAACCGCGTTGTGCTCGACGTGACGTCGAAGCCGCCGGGGACCATCGAGTGGGAGTAA
- a CDS encoding GuaB3 family IMP dehydrogenase-related protein, producing the protein MSNEIEIGRGKRARRVYTFDEIGIVPTRRTRDPELVSTSWTIDAFQFDIPVMGAPMDSVMSPATAIQLGQLGGLGVLNLEGLWTRHENPEPLLEEIARIDDEVAAVKRMRELYAAPIKPELIRDRLAEIRDAGVTVAGALSPHRTAEFTDTVVKAGVDLFVIRGNTVSAEHVSVKGREPLNLKQFIYELDVPVIVGGAATYQSALHLMRTGAAGVLVGFGGGASSTTRVTLGIRAPMASAIADVAGARTNYLDESGGRYVHVIADGGLGTSGDLVKAIACGADAVMLGAALARATDAPGRGWHWGQEAHHDDLPRGRRVAVEPLAPLAEIMNGPANIADGSANLLGALRRAMATTGYSDVKEFQRVDIVHAER; encoded by the coding sequence GTGAGCAACGAGATCGAGATTGGTCGCGGAAAGCGCGCCCGCCGTGTCTATACATTCGACGAGATCGGCATTGTGCCAACGCGGCGTACCCGCGACCCAGAGCTCGTCTCCACCTCCTGGACGATTGACGCGTTCCAGTTCGACATTCCGGTCATGGGCGCGCCGATGGACTCGGTGATGTCACCGGCCACCGCGATCCAGCTCGGCCAGCTCGGCGGCCTGGGTGTCCTGAACCTTGAGGGCCTCTGGACGCGGCACGAGAACCCCGAGCCGCTGCTCGAGGAAATCGCGCGCATCGACGACGAGGTTGCGGCAGTGAAGCGGATGCGCGAGCTCTACGCTGCGCCGATCAAGCCAGAGCTGATTCGTGACCGCCTCGCCGAGATTCGCGACGCAGGCGTGACCGTGGCGGGCGCGCTCTCGCCGCACCGCACCGCGGAGTTCACCGACACGGTCGTGAAGGCCGGCGTCGATCTCTTCGTCATCCGCGGCAACACTGTCTCGGCCGAGCACGTCTCGGTGAAGGGGCGCGAGCCGCTCAACCTCAAGCAGTTCATCTACGAACTTGACGTCCCCGTCATTGTCGGCGGCGCTGCGACCTACCAGTCGGCGCTGCACCTCATGCGCACCGGCGCCGCGGGCGTCCTCGTCGGTTTCGGTGGGGGAGCGTCGTCGACGACGCGCGTGACGCTCGGAATCCGCGCACCAATGGCAAGCGCGATTGCCGACGTCGCGGGGGCTCGCACCAACTACCTCGACGAATCGGGCGGGCGCTACGTGCACGTCATCGCGGATGGCGGCCTCGGGACCTCGGGCGACCTCGTAAAGGCGATCGCGTGCGGCGCCGACGCGGTGATGCTCGGTGCGGCCCTCGCGCGCGCAACCGATGCTCCGGGCCGCGGCTGGCATTGGGGCCAGGAGGCACACCACGACGACCTGCCCCGCGGTCGCCGCGTCGCGGTCGAGCCGCTCGCGCCGCTCGCGGAGATCATGAACGGCCCCGCGAATATCGCCGATGGCAGCGCCAACCTGCTCGGCGCACTGCGCCGCGCTATGGCGACGACAGGCTACTCCGACGTGAAGGAGTTCCAGCGGGTCGACATCGTTCACGCTGAGCGCTAG
- a CDS encoding cation diffusion facilitator family transporter, with the protein MGMGHNHDHGAGNLQTATGSHRKRLFVVLAIYAAIIVAQVIGSLVTNSLALAAEAMHMAVDASGILIALIATFFATRAATAKRSYGLMRAEIVAVLINCLLLFGLGGYILFEAVERWFNPGDVAGGGVIAFAVVGLIGAATSLVILSRGAKESLNVKAAFLEVMSDGIGAAAIIVSGILNVTLGWNRGDAIAAAAIGVIILPRAFMLLKQAINLIMQGVPQGIDLDEVRASITDTDGVDEVHSLHVWGLTSGVSVMSAHVVPSPTTETAGGHSRLLDELTTTMREQYGIEHCTFQFEERAHIEHEGLMHRELASSRQSA; encoded by the coding sequence ATGGGCATGGGCCACAACCACGATCACGGCGCGGGAAACCTGCAGACAGCAACGGGAAGCCACCGAAAGCGGCTCTTTGTGGTGCTCGCGATCTACGCGGCGATCATCGTCGCCCAAGTCATCGGGTCACTCGTGACGAACAGCCTCGCCCTCGCGGCCGAGGCGATGCACATGGCTGTCGACGCGAGCGGGATCCTCATCGCCCTCATCGCGACGTTCTTCGCGACGCGCGCGGCGACCGCGAAGCGCAGCTACGGGCTAATGCGCGCCGAGATCGTCGCCGTGCTCATCAACTGCCTGCTGCTCTTTGGGCTCGGCGGGTACATCCTGTTCGAAGCGGTCGAGCGCTGGTTCAACCCGGGCGACGTCGCGGGCGGTGGCGTCATCGCGTTCGCGGTCGTCGGCCTCATTGGCGCCGCGACCTCGCTCGTGATCCTCAGCCGCGGCGCGAAGGAGAGCCTGAACGTGAAGGCGGCATTCCTCGAGGTGATGAGTGACGGGATCGGCGCTGCCGCGATCATCGTGTCGGGCATTCTCAACGTGACGCTCGGTTGGAACCGGGGCGACGCGATCGCTGCCGCCGCGATCGGCGTCATCATCCTGCCGCGCGCGTTCATGCTGCTGAAGCAGGCCATCAACCTCATCATGCAGGGGGTGCCGCAGGGCATCGACCTCGATGAGGTCCGCGCGAGCATCACCGACACCGATGGTGTCGATGAGGTGCACAGCCTGCACGTCTGGGGCCTGACGAGTGGCGTCTCCGTCATGTCGGCGCACGTCGTGCCCTCTCCCACGACCGAGACCGCGGGTGGCCACTCGCGCTTGCTCGATGAACTCACTACCACGATGCGGGAGCAGTATGGGATCGAGCACTGCACGTTCCAGTTCGAGGAGCGAGCTCACATCGAGCACGAGGGGCTCATGCACCGCGAGCTCGCTTCCTCCCGGCAGTCCGCGTGA